The segment GAGGTTAATTTCTACGACTAGCAAACTGGGGTGAAAAAGCCAATAGTTAATTATGTGCTTTTTTTTTGCTATGATCTTTCCTCAATCTAAAGTCCTTTTGGAAAATTAAGGCGAACCTTATATTCAATACACTAAGCATCTTAACCTCACATCATGGTTTGTACCTCTGTCTTTCGTTATTTATATTCACTTATtactcaaattaattaaacatctAAAAATGCCTCTAGAGAGGTAAACACGTTTTCAAGAAAATGTCTTCCACATTTGGTGAATTAGGGTGCCTTAAAAATGTGTATACCAAATAATTAGCACAGATATCTAAAAATGACTCAAAGTTGCTTCTAAAATGTCTCTAGAGTACACACATTTTGACAATCTACAGGGTATATCAAGGAAAAGGTCCCTAGATTATAGAACTCGCTTCTTAAAGCTGATTTGAAAATCCTTCAAGTATAATAAATTGTAAGAGATTGTAAGAGTACTATGAAAATTTTGTTCTAAAATGTTGCAAGTACTTACTATTTCACTAGTACTTCCAAAATCAGCCCTTTGATGCCATGATATCCAACCTGTGACACCCAGCATAGTAGCGTTCTACTAGTTTTACAAATTCAAACACCTGAGTCAGAAAGACAAAACTCACAATTATTGATCTACCACATATAGTAATAATTTGAGTATAGCTCGTCAATCAAAGGGGTTGGTCGTTCCTACCTTTCTGCGGGATCTCCCGGTGACTATTGCAGTTGGAAAAATCTTCGCTGCATCCCTCACGGTCTCACGCATCTAGCAGTAATTAGAATTAAACATAAATAATTGTTACATGCATTTACAAGTATTTAATTGCCAAATATTCTTATTTGACTTACCTCAGGGGACATAAATGCCATCTCAGGATTATTTACGATTGGCGAAAGTGTGCCATCATAATCCAAGAATAGGGCAATCTTCTTGCCTTGAGCATTGGATGTGATTTCATCAAATGAAACCAAGGTAGAAGTACATTGTGTCTGTTATAAATAGACATGCGAAAATTCTTCAAAACAGCATTCATTGGATAGCTAAAGGCTAGTGATTCAAACTATGGAGACTACAATATTAGAACATGAGTAATAAGAAGAAAATATACCTTGCAAGTATCATTTTCACACCCTGAATCACCTGAGCCTTCAATAATCCTTTTATTTTCACCTCCTAAATCATTAGAGCCTTCAATAATATTTTTACCCTTAACTAGTTCTGCATCTAAATGTTTAGAAACAATCTCCATAAAAGTCTATCTTAGAATGAAGTATATGCACTGCATATTATTGttcaatattttataattaagtGCTTACTTGAGAGCTTTGTGTGTTTTCTTGACACACGTTTCTTCCCCCAGAAAAAAACTTAGTGTTAGGACTACTATGATGACCACAACACTCGGCCTACTATTGCCGCTATGAGAGCAGCTCTATGTTTTGTATGATGTGCTCCTGCAtatatgtcacgcccggaaatttacaagtaatttccgaactaatttgtgcattaaaatcctcgcccaggaatcaaccgagttacacaaactaacaatttaatatacagattcatcaaaataaccAAAGTgaaaaatacttacataagaggcacttagtcctcaccatgaagaaaaactgcagcggaaaacaaaatctagcgaagcttcaACTCCAcccccacaggcagctcaactggggtataagccaaacaaAATCTATGACTTACTAAAGAAAAGttattatctaataaaaatATTCGTCTTTTGCTCCACTTATCTTCAACCTAGAATGTAGATTGATCTATGGACATGTTCAGCATTGGAAGGCCCATGAAGAATGAATACAATTGGTAGCGGAAATTGCACCAAATTATTGATGCTCTTGCACCTTTTGATCCCAGCTTACAGTTTGGTGCATAGCCAATATCATTGAAACACTTATGTCATTCTAAACTTGTCAACTCGGATGAGCACTCTGCAAGGGCATATATGGTGTAGTCGTAGCCTTTGCTATGAGATTTTCCTGTCCTGTGGCGAACCTTGTAGACAAGTTAGCTGCCTTATTTGTCACAGCAGAAATAAGTGATAGGACAACATTAACATATAATTGGTTCTGAATGAAAGATGGGTCGCAATGTGATGCTATATGGTCTGTCTTTAGAACTATTGAAACTAATAATGTGACTAGAAATTCTAATGCCACAAAAGTCATAAAAGATGATAGCCTCCATCTTTGAAGCACAAACCACCTGAACTTTCCTTAGTGCATCGGTAACACAACTCTTGCATGTAGTATTATCAATATCAGCATGACACCATCCAACCGCATACATCTCATCTTTTGCTCTGTTGGCCATGATCCTACCAAAAAAATCCGGGATGGAGGAGACATTATGTGGCAGTGTCCTTTATAAAAAGTGCATGTTTCGCTTGTATATGTTGTCTGCTGAGTAATTTGTGCCTTCACAATTTGAATACCAAAACTCATTGGATAGTCCCGTGGCATATCCAGATAATAGGTGTAGAAGATATCTTCAGTAGAAGTGTTGATAATAAAACCATGTAGTCTATATAGCTTGTGTGATGTGTAATTTCTCCCTTTACATTAAAATCACATAAATCTTTGGATGATCCCTTGATCTAATGGCAAGTTGGGGCCAAACCCCCCGATCAATTTTACAGTGAGTGGAGGCAAATGAGGATGATCCGTTGATCTAATGGCAAGTTGGGGCCAATGCCCCCAGTTAATTTTAAGTGAGTGGGGGCAAATGCCCCCTCGATAATATTCTACATTCAGTCTTATCATGAAATGTGTTTCAACTTTATTTGTAAATTAGATCATGTTTCAACTGTTGCTTTTCATCATAAAGAAACTTATATGGTTGTTGGAGAATGAAACCTCCTCATTTAGATAGTGCTAGTTCCATTTCTCTTTTCAAATCTACATTTTGATGTAGGTTTTTAGAACTTTGTGATAATCTAACAATATTtgttatgatttatttatttagctGATCGTTTGCTTATATATTTCTGTTGGAGTTAGCTAACTCGGCGCTCTATAGACAATTGGGCTTGGCTACTTCCTCATTTATTGTGAGCACGTTTTTTGAATTATTcgtaaaaaaacatttatatagaaatttcttttaaaaataattaaatctatttttaagtttataatagttaatacttaactaatccTATGCTAATCACCTGGTTCGATTTCCGTTTGAAGAACTAATTAAGCCAAATTGTAGTATCGAAGAAAGCCTAAGACTGCATAGCCACTTGCAAAATAAGAACATGTGACTAATTGAATATagtattttaagaaaataaacatGTACTTTAACTAAGGGATTAGCTTAAAAACTGTCGAGTGTTTTTTGAGaggaaaactttcaaatctaactacaGTATATAATTAGCAATTCCGTTTACTAATTAGCTTCATTTGCAAAAAAAGAAGGCACCTGTCAAATACTTGCAACTTGCTGCCATGATAAAAATGCCCTTTCTCTCTCGTGTCATTTTGTTTCCAATCTATCTATTCTGTCTTTTCTGTCtgtctatacctatactaatcaTACTAATCAAACACTTTCTAGCTACGAGCTCCCACGTTAATTAAAAAGATCTAGCCATTGATTAGATGGATGATACTATCATTACCGTAGATCCTATCTATATTTTATGTTGTGGGGCCCTACCATCAATCGGATATAATGACATGTTAaacaaaacatattaatttaCCTTCTAATCATGTCACCTAAATCAATTAATTAGAATCAATTACGGTACAAGGTGGGAATTTCTCTAAGACGTAACAGCCAATGCTTTCCCATCTAACCTGCAATTACCATCCAAGCGACATCACGTAAATTAACTGGAGTCATATacggtctctctctcccctctctctctctctctctctctctctctctctctctctctatatatatatatatatatatatatatatatatatatatatatatatatatatatatatatataattttatcaattatatatatatttcttgtgTGCCCTAATTAATTAGT is part of the Oryza glaberrima chromosome 12, OglaRS2, whole genome shotgun sequence genome and harbors:
- the LOC127757386 gene encoding probable trehalose-phosphate phosphatase 5 → MEIVSKHLDAELVKGKNIIEGSNDLGGENKRIIEGSGDSGCENDTCKTQCTSTLVSFDEITSNAQGKKIALFLDYDGTLSPIVNNPEMAFMSPEMRETVRDAAKIFPTAIVTGRSRRKVFEFVKLVERYYAGCHRLDIMASKG